The DNA segment ATCCGCACCACCATAGCTGATAGTGCCGCCGCTGGGTTCTAAAATCCGCACCAACGTTCGGGACAAGGTGGATTTGCCGCAGCCGGATTCCCCGACAAGACCCAAAGTTTCGCCACGATGAATCGTAATATCCACCTCATCCACCGCCTTTAACACCGACTTGCCGCCAAGAAAAGATTTCTGTTCAAAGTATTTGCTCACATGGTTTGCTGTGATCAACGGTTCATTCATGGTGCTCACCTCTTACAATATGACGATGACAATAGCTGCTATGGCTCGGACTGTGCTGAGTCTTGTCCGGAAACGGTCCCCGGCAGCGCTCCATGTGCACTGTACACCGCTCATAAAACGGACAGCTCGTTCCCAGTTCCCAAAGTGCCGGGGCTGAACCGGGAATAGGCGTGAGACGCGTCTTCTCTGCGTCCACTCGTGCTATAGCGCTAAGGAGCGCTTGCGTATACGGCTGCGTCGCTTCATAGAAGATATCCTCCACGGTGCCCCGTTCCAAGACTCTGCCCCCATACATGACCGCCACCCGATCACACCTTGAGGCAATAACCCCCAAGTCGTGGGTGATAAGAATGATACTGGTGCCTCGCTCCCGTCGAATGGACTCCAGCAGATCCAAAATTTGCGCCTGAATGGTCACATCCAGCGCCGTCGTCGGCTCATCGGCAATAATAATATCCGGCTTTGCTGCAAGGGCCAGCGCAATCATCACCCGTTGGCGCATACCACCTGAAAACTCATGGGGATATTGATCCAACCGCTTGACCGGATCGGGAATCCCTACGTCTTTTAACAGCTCCACCGCTACCTCTTTCGCCGCCTCACCGGAGAGACTTCGGAAACGATGGAGCACTTCGATGACGTGGTAGCCGATAGTTCGAAGGGGATTGAGCGCCGTCATCGGATCTTGAAAGATCATGGCAATCCGTCGTCCCCGAATCGACAGGAAAGCTTTCTCACTCAACGTCGCCAAATCTTTTCCTTCAAACATGATGTGTCCGCCTGTGACGTGTGCCCCTTGGGGTAAAATCCCGAGTACGGATTTCATCAGAAGGCTCTTGCCGCTTCCGGACTCGCCTACCAGACCCAGAATTTCCCCGGAGTGGAGCACCAAGTCCACATTGTTCACGGCGCGAAGCGCTGTCTTACCACGAAAAAAGCTGATAGACACCTGTTGTAATTCCAGTAGCTTAGTCAAGATTGTCCTCCTCACTGCCCCATGCCAGGGTTTTTGCCACATCCCCCAGCTTGTTGAACGAATAGATGGTTAAAAAAATGATCAGACCAGGGATAATCGCCATGTATGGTGCTTGTTGCAAAGTGGCCTGAGCTTGAGTCAACATACTCCCGAGACTGGACATGGGCTGCTGTACACCAAGACCCAGAAAACTGAGAGAACTCTCAGTAAGAATGGCCCCTGCCACCCCTGAGGTCGCCGAGGTAATAATGGTCGGCAAGACCCCGGGCAGCAGGTGCCGTCGTAAAATGGCAAGAGCCGGCGTGTGAATAAACTGAGCGTACTGCACATATTCCCGCTCTTTTAAGGACAATACCTCCGCCCGTACCAGCCGCGCAATGCTCATCCAGCCAAAGATCCCAATGACGATGATGATACTGGAGAGGCCCCGCTTTAAAAAGAGCCCCACCACAGTGACCAGAATAATCCACGGAATAGATGAAAGCACATCAATAAGACGCATGAGCACCTCATCCACCCAGCCGCCGAAATATCCGGAGACGAGACCGACAATCACACCAAGACTCAAGGCGGTCAGCATGGCAAGCACGCCGACAAAAAGGGAGACTCTCGCCCCATAGAGACTGCGGATAAAATAATCCCGACCCAACTCGTCCGTCCCGAACCAGTGCAGCGACGACGGCCCTTCCATCATGTGTTCCAAATCCAAAGCGTTCGGATCCACAGGAAAAAGGGGTGCCAAGAGAGCCAGCGCGGTGAGGACTATAAGAAAAGCCACGGCAAAACAAGCGCCGCGATGGCGCCGCAGAACCCGGAATACATAGCGTAATGTCATTTTGTCCTCCTTATTCTAGGATCTAGGATAAAATAGAGAATATCCGATAAGAGATTGCCGAGGATGACCAGAGAGGCCGATAAAAAGAGAATGATCATCACCACAGGATAATCCATGCCCTGAACCGCCTTCACATAGTACGGCCCTACGCCGGGCCAACCGAAGATACTTTCAGTAATCATCGCCCCGGTAACTAACATCGGCAGTGCCATACCCAGCTGTGTAATGGCCGGCAAAAGCACATTTTTAATAATATGGCGATAGAGGACGGTCTTGTGGGACGCACCGTAAGCTCGCTGTACCAAAACGTAATCCTTTTCTTGCTCCCCGATGGTGGAGGAACGGGTATAACGAATCAAATCCGGCATAAACGCCACGACCAAGGTCAGACACGGCAGGACGTAGTGCGCCAAAAGATCCGCTGTACTGCTTAGACCTACCGTGCGCATACCAAAGACCGGGAACCACCCGATGAGGTAGCCGAACACATAGATAAGCACCATGGCAAACCAAAAGCTGGGTACGCTGAGTCCCAATGTTGCGAAGCCGTCAATAAGGCGATCTGCCAAACTTCCCTTGTTACCCCCGGCATACACCCCGAGGACAAGCGCAAGAACGTAGGCAATGGCGTAAGACGGCAGCACCAACGCCACCGTGTTGGGAAGCCGTGCACCAAGGTCGACTGCAATACTGGAGCGGGAGAGAATGGAATATCCGAAATTTCCCTGCAGCACATTCTGCAGCCATTTTATATACTGTACATAGACTGGATCATTGAGGCCATAAGCGTCCTTGAGCTGAGCAATCGTCTCCGGACGCATATTGGGTGTGGTGATGGCGTCGATGGCGTCATACGGCGCAAGATGCATTAAAAAGAAGCATAACATACTGATACCGAGGAGCATGGGAACGGCCTTTAACAGCCGCTTAACAATATAACGAAACACATTCTCACCTGCTTATCTACTAGAGTTTAAACTATCTTAGTTATTATACCGTAAAGTTACACACGAAATAGAAAGAACCACAAAAGATTACCCTTTGTGGTCCGTTGCTGTAACTAACTTATTGGAAAAAGAGCTTAGACATATCTTCAAAGGTGAAGACAGGTACCAGCTTCGCGTCCTCTAAACCGCTGAGGCTTGGGGTATAGCCCACGATACGCTTGTTGCCTCCAAGTGGATAGAAGATAGCTGTATCCTGAATCTTTTGCTGCACGTCGCCGTAAAGCTCTTGTCGTTTTTGTGGATCTTTTTCCACGTTGGCTTGATGGAAGAGCGCATCAATCTCAGCATCTTCCATGTGCATCCAACCTTGCTCCGTGGCATCAAACAGCGGTAGGAAAGAGTTCGGATCAATTCCCATAATATAGCCACCAAGGATCATGTCAGCAGTCGTGTCGCCTTTTTTGGTTGATACATCATTGTAAGCTTCATTGGTTATGCCGACCAGCTCGGTAGTGATACCTGCTGCTTGAAGTTGTGCCTGAATGACAAGTGCTTCTTTGGTCTGTGCATCATCTGAAGAGATGTAAGCCAAGCGCACGGTAGGATTTTGTACCCCTGAGGCTTCCAGATGTTCTTTAGACTTGGTCAAATCCTGTGTGTAGTTGGTCACTTTGTCATTATAGTAAGGGTTCGCTGCAGGGAGGAACGTCTCCGTCGTCGTATAGTTTTCAGGATCTTGGAAGGCCGCCTTCATAATTTCATCTTTGTTTAAAGCGTAGAAGATAGCCTTTCTAAAGTCGATGTTGTCCATGTTATTGCCCCACGTGTGAATCTTCACATAGGCCACACGACCTTCGTCGTAGGATTCGTGACTGATGTTGGAGCCTTCCAAGTCCGCAATGTCACTTGGTAAAATGGTGTGCAGGTCAACCTCGCCCTTTTGCAAAGCAATTTTAGCCGTGGCAGCTTTTTCAATAATTCTAAAGACCACGTTTTGAATCTTCGGAGCACCAAGGAAGTAATCGGTGTTCGCTGTGAACTCGACACTTTGACCCGGCGTATACTTGGCCAACTTGTACGGACCGGTCCCTACAGGCGCGGTCATATTGATCTCGCTCTTTTCAATGCTGTCCACATTTTCATAGATGTGCTTCGGCATAATATAGATGCCGCCGAACATCTCTTTAGCACTGGCGCTGAACTCCGGTAAGGTAAAGGTCACAGTATAGTCGTCAACTTTGTCAATCTTCACCGGCTCGCCGTTGAAGAGAAGCTGTTGACGCTGAGCCGCATTGTTAGCCTCGTCCAATACTGCGTTCATCGTGAAGATAACATCATCGGCAGTAAATGGCGTGCCGTCGTGCCACGTCACATTCTGACGAAGTTTTGCCGTATAGACCATCCCGTCTTCAGAGGCGTCCATGGACTCGGCCAGGAAGTAATGGGTGCCGTCATTTTGGGTAGAATACAACGGCGAATAAATCATATTTAAAGTGGTCAGACCGTAGCGATCTTGAGTAGTCAAACTGTTGACACTGGTCCCCGGATCGCCGCCAAGCACCATAGTAAAGGTGTCTTTTGAGCCTGAGGTGCTTTCCGTGGCCGCCGCATCGTTGGTTGCAACATTTTTAGAGGCTGTATTGTCAGCCTTCCCGCAGGCAGTGAGTACTAACACCAGCATCAGTGCTACACTCATCCAAATTCGTTTTTTCATAATTCAACCTTCTTTCTTCAATTTCAACGCCACACAACGTCGTGGTGCTGAATATATGAGATATATTTTTCCACATACAGCAGTGAAATACAAGTGCTTTTATAGGTATTCATATTGCATTTCTGTTGTTTTCTACTATCTTTTCATTTATTTATAAAAAGCAGACTTGGCCAAGGTCACTATCCGCCAAATCTACTTTCACCATTTATTTCGCCGCATCCACGCCGGCAAGACAGCCATCACTCACGGCTGTCGCAACCTGACGTACTGCTTTCACCCGCACGTCGCCTGCCACGTACAGCCCTTCTGCCACGTTGAGATCCGCAGCATCCGCATACCCGTTTTGGAGCGGTACAAACTTTTCGACCAATGCACCGTTGCCCGCCTGTCCGATGAGGACAAAGAGTTCCATCCCACCGTCATCGACAATATCCGTCGCCGCTTCGCCGTTGAGATGTACTGCGACAAGCTTGCCCTCTGCCATGTCACACGCACTCAGCGTCGTTCCGGTATGGACCACAATAGTCTCGCACTGCGCAAGCTTATCCTTAAATTCCTGAATGCACATCAGCTGAGGTTGATCCTGAACGATATGGACCGCCTTTGCAAACTGAGCAAGATACAGTGCCTCCTTCACAGCACCATCCGAGCCGCCGTTGACCACGACAGTCTTTCCTTGCACTGCTTGTTCCATACCTCGTGCAAAATGGTGCACCTGAAGGCCTTCAGGATAATCGATAGGCAGCTCTTTAGGCGTAGAACCCGTTGCAACCACAACTTTATCTGCAAGGTAAGTACCTGCCTTCGTCGTCACCTGATAACCCTCGTCAATTGGATCCAAAGCGGTAACCTCTTCGTATAAGACCGCAATACCGGCATCTTGAAGTTGAGTTTCCAGGCGCTTCGCAAAATCAAGGCCCGATTCACCCACTACCGCCGATGCAAAGTGACTCACCAAAGAAACATGCCCTATAATACCGCCTACCTGCTCCTTTTCCAAAACAGTGACATCGAGTCCGCGAGATTTTCCATAGAGAGCTGCACAGACACCTGCAGGCCCTGCACCAATAACAATGAGTTTCATTTTCCTTCCTTTCTCGTCGATGTCCAAGCATCGGCTTTTTCTTTTAGTATAGCACGATTTGATAGCTCTGACGGACACGTCCTGGCTTTTTGCTGTTTTCTTTCCGAGTTGTCCTATAAAGCTAAGTTTTTCCTCAAAGATGAACTCTATAGTGTTTTGACATCTCGCAAAACAGTCTCTACAAACATAGGATCTAAATGCTTCAGAAAATGACATTCGCCGTCTTTTTCAATGACAACGGCCTCGCCGTCCTCACTGTCCCGATACGCTCTGTACACCCGAAAGCCTTGCTTTTCATAGGTTTCTTGGACTTGTTGAAAGGCTTGTTCCCGAGTGGCTACATACGTTGCAACTTCCTTAGCGTCTACCTGGTAGGCATCGATACGGCGTGTGCCTCCGGTGGCATCATACCAGTCAAGAGGTGTCAAGTGAATGTCGATTCTGGCACCTTGTCGAAACATATACCGACTTAAAACCACGGTGCCACCGCCCACGTCGCCGTAAAAGACAT comes from the Peptoniphilus equinus genome and includes:
- a CDS encoding ABC transporter ATP-binding protein: MTKLLELQQVSISFFRGKTALRAVNNVDLVLHSGEILGLVGESGSGKSLLMKSVLGILPQGAHVTGGHIMFEGKDLATLSEKAFLSIRGRRIAMIFQDPMTALNPLRTIGYHVIEVLHRFRSLSGEAAKEVAVELLKDVGIPDPVKRLDQYPHEFSGGMRQRVMIALALAAKPDIIIADEPTTALDVTIQAQILDLLESIRRERGTSIILITHDLGVIASRCDRVAVMYGGRVLERGTVEDIFYEATQPYTQALLSAIARVDAEKTRLTPIPGSAPALWELGTSCPFYERCTVHMERCRGPFPDKTQHSPSHSSYCHRHIVRGEHHE
- a CDS encoding ABC transporter permease, which translates into the protein MTLRYVFRVLRRHRGACFAVAFLIVLTALALLAPLFPVDPNALDLEHMMEGPSSLHWFGTDELGRDYFIRSLYGARVSLFVGVLAMLTALSLGVIVGLVSGYFGGWVDEVLMRLIDVLSSIPWIILVTVVGLFLKRGLSSIIIVIGIFGWMSIARLVRAEVLSLKEREYVQYAQFIHTPALAILRRHLLPGVLPTIITSATSGVAGAILTESSLSFLGLGVQQPMSSLGSMLTQAQATLQQAPYMAIIPGLIIFLTIYSFNKLGDVAKTLAWGSEEDNLD
- a CDS encoding ABC transporter substrate-binding protein; this translates as MKKRIWMSVALMLVLVLTACGKADNTASKNVATNDAAATESTSGSKDTFTMVLGGDPGTSVNSLTTQDRYGLTTLNMIYSPLYSTQNDGTHYFLAESMDASEDGMVYTAKLRQNVTWHDGTPFTADDVIFTMNAVLDEANNAAQRQQLLFNGEPVKIDKVDDYTVTFTLPEFSASAKEMFGGIYIMPKHIYENVDSIEKSEINMTAPVGTGPYKLAKYTPGQSVEFTANTDYFLGAPKIQNVVFRIIEKAATAKIALQKGEVDLHTILPSDIADLEGSNISHESYDEGRVAYVKIHTWGNNMDNIDFRKAIFYALNKDEIMKAAFQDPENYTTTETFLPAANPYYNDKVTNYTQDLTKSKEHLEASGVQNPTVRLAYISSDDAQTKEALVIQAQLQAAGITTELVGITNEAYNDVSTKKGDTTADMILGGYIMGIDPNSFLPLFDATEQGWMHMEDAEIDALFHQANVEKDPQKRQELYGDVQQKIQDTAIFYPLGGNKRIVGYTPSLSGLEDAKLVPVFTFEDMSKLFFQ
- a CDS encoding ABC transporter permease, whose amino-acid sequence is MFRYIVKRLLKAVPMLLGISMLCFFLMHLAPYDAIDAITTPNMRPETIAQLKDAYGLNDPVYVQYIKWLQNVLQGNFGYSILSRSSIAVDLGARLPNTVALVLPSYAIAYVLALVLGVYAGGNKGSLADRLIDGFATLGLSVPSFWFAMVLIYVFGYLIGWFPVFGMRTVGLSSTADLLAHYVLPCLTLVVAFMPDLIRYTRSSTIGEQEKDYVLVQRAYGASHKTVLYRHIIKNVLLPAITQLGMALPMLVTGAMITESIFGWPGVGPYYVKAVQGMDYPVVMIILFLSASLVILGNLLSDILYFILDPRIRRTK
- a CDS encoding NAD(P)/FAD-dependent oxidoreductase, whose translation is MKLIVIGAGPAGVCAALYGKSRGLDVTVLEKEQVGGIIGHVSLVSHFASAVVGESGLDFAKRLETQLQDAGIAVLYEEVTALDPIDEGYQVTTKAGTYLADKVVVATGSTPKELPIDYPEGLQVHHFARGMEQAVQGKTVVVNGGSDGAVKEALYLAQFAKAVHIVQDQPQLMCIQEFKDKLAQCETIVVHTGTTLSACDMAEGKLVAVHLNGEAATDIVDDGGMELFVLIGQAGNGALVEKFVPLQNGYADAADLNVAEGLYVAGDVRVKAVRQVATAVSDGCLAGVDAAK